TTCCATTGAAAAAATATTTATTACTAATCATGAGCAATCTCCTTTCGATATTCAAAATATAGATATTCTAAAGCACGTGGTGTGTGGAAAGACACTTGATTGTTAATTTTACTATAACGAAGTCTGTCTACTGCTTCATGTGATTTTAAAATACCTGACATATAAAGTTGAACGGTTTCCATTGTGTTATCATCGGCCACCGGACCTATGACTATATCATAATTATGTTGGATGCCGCCATGTAATCGATTGTTTTTGATAAATTCTAACCATTCTGCATCAAGAGTATTAAAATGTTTGATATTCAGTGAATTAGAAGGATGAAAAATGTATTGATATACGTATTCGCTGCCAGAAAAAGTTCGCATATATAAACGATGCGCCCATTCTTTAGCTTGAGTTTCTAGTACAGTACAATAAAATCCACGACCGAAGTCTCGTCGATTGCGTCATTTTCTGATAGATTGTGTATTTTTGCATAATTTTCTAAAGCTTGAATAGATAAAGACTCTACATCTGATTGCATGCTCATTTTTTACCCCTCCATTCTAATAACTTTATTATAACAGAATTGTTTTTTATAGCCAATAGCAAAAGTTTATCCTTAAATGATAATGCTTTGCTTTTGATTTACAATAAATATATTATGCAAACTAAAAAGCGGAAGTGGAAAAAACATTGCTCCATTTTTGCTTTTTCTGTTATAATGGGCTGGGAGGCAGATATGAAAGAAAAAATATTAATTGTAGATGATGAAACAGAAATCGCAGATTTAGTCGAGTTATATTTGCAAAATGAAGATTTTCTCGTATATAAATTTTACGATGCAGAAGAAGCGTGGAATTTTATGGAGAAGGAAGAGCTGGATTTGGCTCTTTTGGATATTATGATGCCAAAGATTTCAGGCTTAGAGTTGTGTAAAAAAATACGTGAACGATATAATTATCCTATTATTATGCTGACGGCAAAAGGAGCGGAAATTGATAAAATTCAAGGCTTGACTTTAGGAGCGGATGACTATATTACCAAGCCTTTTCAGCCGCTTGAGGTAGTGGCAAGAGTAAAGGCGCAGCTGCGCAGATATAAGCGTTATAATATGGGAACAGTGAAAGCAGAGGAGATTTTAGAGCATAAAGGATTGATTTTGAATAAAAAAACGCATGAATGTTTCTTAAATGAACGTTTATTGTCTCTTACACCCACAGAGTTTTCTATTTTAGCTATTTTGTGCGAACAAAAAGGCAATGTAGTCAGTGCGGAGGAGCTGTTTCATCAGATTTGGAAAGATGAATATTACAGCAAAAGCAATAATACCATCACCGTACATATTCGTCACTTAAGAGAAAAAATGGAGGACTCTTTTGAAAATCCAAAGTATATTAAAACAGTGTGGGGGTGCGGCTATAAAATTGAAAAATGAGAAGAAAAATATTTGTAAAATTGTGAAAATTATTCTTTTGATTTTGCTGTTCCTTTTGGGAATTTACGGGGTTTACTATCTATTTGATACGGTTTTTAACGGCATGATTTTAGATTGGATTAGCAATCATTTCGTTCATGAGGAACGTACCGGATGGTACGACGGAGAACAAAAGGTTCAATATATTTATGAGCGTGTGGATTGGCAAGCATTTAAGTATATTGCAGTTGTTTCTTTTGTTTTTTTGGCAGGTATAATTGGAAGCTCTGTATATATTATTTTGCATTTTTCCTTGAAAAAACAACAGAAAAAATTGATTTCCAGAACAGCGGAAATGATACATGATTACATGAAAAAAGAATGTGATGTATCGGAAATTTTCCCTCAGGAATTTTCAGAAATAAGTACACAGTTGGTTCAGATAAAAGCAGATATGGAAAGAAAAGAACAGTATTTGAAAATGGAAACTCAGAAAAAGAATGACTTAATTACTTATCTGGCACATGATTTGAAGACACCGCTTACATCGGTTATGGGGTATCTGAATTTACTGGAAGATGCACCGGATATGCCCCTTGCTCAACGCGAAAAATATACTCATATAGCCAGAAAAAAGGCAGAGCGTTTAGACAGTCTTATTCAGGAATTTTTTGAAATTACCCGTTACAATTTACAGAATATTACGCTGGAAAAAGAGAATATTGATTTATATTATATGCTTATACAGATGAAAGAAGAATTTTATCCTGTTCTGGCACAGAAGGGAAATACAATAGAATTGAAAGTGCCGGAGGACTTACAGGTTTACGGTGACGCAGATAAGCTTGCCAGGGTGTTTAATAATATTATTCGGAATGCCGTTTCTTATAGTTATCCGTCTTCTGTTATTACGATTGAGGGAGAGAAAAATTCAGACGGAGTGTGCCTTTTCTTCCGAAATAAAGGAAAAACAATTCCAAAGGAAAAGCTTTCCAGAGTATTTCAGAAATTTTTCCGAATTGATGAGGCACGCAGCTCAGATAGTGCAGGGTCAGGTCTTGGACTTGCTATTGCAAAAGAGATTGTGGAGCTTCACGGGGGAAGTATTTCTGCTATAAGTGAACAGGAGGAGACGGTTTTTCAGATTGTACTTCCGGAAAAGTAATGAGTTGCAAGTAAACAAATGGAGGTATTATGTATGGAAAAATTATTTTATCCGGCTATTTTTCATAAAGCAGAAGAAGGTGGTTTTTGGATTTCATTTCCCGATTTACCGGAATGTTTTACAGAAGGAGATGATATGAAACAGGCTTATGAAATGGCAGTAGAGGCTCTGGGACTTGCGTTGGTGAACCGAAAAGAGGAGAAAGAGGAAATTCCTATGCCCTCCGAAATAGATAAAATTCAAAATGAGGAAGGTATTGATTTCAGCTTAGTCTTTCCAGAAAATAATAGGTAGAATTGAATTAAATTATTAAAAATTATAGAATTACAATATAGAAAAATCAAAATAGAGAAAGGTATAGAAAATGTATATTGATTTTAAAAAGAATTGTAAAGAATACCTAAAAGAAGCCAAGAAAAAAGGCTATCAAAAATATGGATTTGTAGAATTTCAGGAATTTAGGGGAATTGTTATTACAAGTTTACAGAAATTAAATAATCCGTTAGAGGAATTATTGTACTATAAATTTGTATATCAAAAAAAGGAGATGAGATTTTATCATATTGCAACAGAACTAAAAGAAGTAGCCATATCTGGAATAGCTATTTTGAGTTTTTATATGACAGTGGCTTCTATGTTGGGAGAACATAGTATGAAATATTTGTCATTCGGGTATGCACTAATAATGTTATATTGTGGAGTGGAGATGTCCATATTTCAGTATAGCAAAATAGACTATTTTCTTTGCGAAATTTTTGCGAGTATAAGTGAAAGAGACTTACAATAATTATCCACAAGTCAAATTAAAATCATACATAATTAAAGAATATACCTTTTCAAATCTTAAGGAAATCTTAGGATTTTAACAACAGAATATTAAAACACCTTTTCTTTCTTTTTGGTACAGTAGATTTATAAGAAGTACAAAAGAAAGAAGGGTGTTTTTTATATGAGTAAACGGAAACAAAGAAGAAAGAGAAGAAGAAAAATAGGATTAATTTTCTTGGCAGCAGTGTTGGTTTTCTTGCTTTTGCCAAATAAAAAATCGGAAGTTTTCAGCAAGGGAAAGGAAGAAATTTCTTTAGGAGAACTTTATAGTGAGGCTGCGATACTGCTGGACGAAGAAGGTCAAATTTTAGGAAGAAAAAATTCAGAAAAGAAAATTTATCCGGCTTCGCTTACGAAAATTATGACAGTGCTTTTATCCATAGAAAAGCTGGATAATATACGGGAAATAACTGTTTTAAGAGAGGAAATCTTTCCTGAATTATATGCACAGGACGCTTCTATGGCAGGATTTTTGCCGGGAGAAAAGGTTACTTACAGAGACCTTTTATACGGAGCGATGCTGCCCTCAGGGGCAGAATGTTGTGTCGCTTTGGCAGAAGGTTCTTGTGGTTCAGAGAAAGAATTTGTATCAGAAATGAATAAGAAAGCAAAAAAACTGGGAATGAAAAATACACATTTTACAAATACTACCGGCTTACATGATGATAATCATTATACAACAGTTGAGGATTTATCACGCTTACTTTGCTATGCTATGAAAAATCAGGACTTTTCTAAGATTTTTACTGCATTTTCATATTCTGTGCCTGCGACTAACAAACATCCGGAGGGCTTTACTTTTTTCAGTACATTATCACAGGAGTTGCAAAAAGCAGGAGTAAAAGATAGCTGTATTTTAGGAGGAAAAACGGGCTATACCTCAAATGCAGGGCTTTGTCTTGCCACAGCAGCAGAAATAAACGGAAAAAAGTATTTTTTCATTACCGCTCATGCACAAGGCTCGCATAATACAGAACCGTATCACGTGTTAGATGCGCTTTCTGTTTATGGAAAACTGGAGAAATAATTTTAGCTGTGTCTTCTTTTCAGTATCTGTGCTATAATTTGCAGTATATACAACGGATTATATAAGCAATTTATAACCCCCACCGGAAAGGATTAAATATATGAATTTATATGATAACATTCTATCTTTTAAAGGCACATGGAGAAGGTATCAGGAGCGTGTCTTGAATTTCTCGGATGCTTATCTCTCCGACAAAAAAATACATATTGTAGCCGCTCCCGGCGCAGGCAAGACAACCTTAGGCATTGAACTTATCAGGCGGACACAAAAGCCCTGTCTTATCCTTTCACCGAGAATTGTTATTCGGGAGCAGTGGTTGGAAAGAATAAAAGACGGCTTCTTAAATGAGCGGCTTTCGCCCGAAGATATTCTTTCCAATGACATGAAAAATCCAAAGCTCATTACTTCGATTACCTATCAGACTTTATTTTGCGGCATGACACGCTATGCCGGAATGACTGAGGAAGAGGAAACAGAAAATCAGGAAGCTATGGATTTTTCTCATTTTGAGCTTCTCAGAACAGTGAAAGAAGCAGGGATAAAAGTTATATGCTTAGATGAATGTCACCATCTGAAAAACGAATGGTGGAAGGCGTTAGAAGATTTTATGAAGGAAATGGGGGAGGTTACGGTAATCTCCCTGACGGCAACACCTCCTTATGATGCAACGCCGGTGCAATGGGAACGTTACTGTAACATGTGCGGACCTGTGGACGAAGAAATTACAGTTCCTGAGCTGGTAAAGGAGAACAGTCTTTGCCCTCATCAGGATTTTGTGTATTTTAATTATCCCACAGGGGAAGAACAGGAAAAGGTAGACTTTTTCCGACAAAAGGCAGCTCAAATGATGCAGAAACTCATGGGAGATGCACGTTTAAAGGAAGCTGTGGCATCTCACAAAGGGTTAGAAGACGTACAGGGATATTTGGAAAAGCTGCTGGAAAATCCTGCATATTTATCTTCTTTGCTGATTTATTGTCAGGAGCAGAATATTCCTTATGCCCGCAGATGGCTGAAAATTTTAAATGTCAAAGAGCTTCCGCCTATGTCTGAAAAGTGGATGGAAATTTTGTTACAGGGCTTTTTATATGATGATGTATCGGAGTTTGTGTGTCAGGAGGAATATCGGGAGGAGCTTATTCGGCAATTAAAAGCTCATGGCTTGATAGAGAGAAAGAAGGTTGCTTTTTTCGTAAATCAAAAGCTGGAAAAAACTTTGATGAACAGTGCGGGAAAATTAAAAAGTATTTCTGAAATTTGTAAGCTGGAATATTCTTCTGTGGGTAATCAGTTACGACTTTTGATTTTGACAGATTATATTAAAAAGGAATATGCAAGAAAATTAGGAAAGCCCAATTTCCTGCCGGACAGTCTGGGTGTTCTGCCTATTTTTGAGATGCTGAGAAGGGAGAATCCGGATTGGAAGTTAGGTGTTTTATGCGGAAGTCTGATTTATATTCCGGATACAGCGCTGGCTGCTCTGAAACGCATTTCCTGTTCTTTTGGTATAGAAAAACTTCCTTCAAAAGCATTGTTAAATGAAAATGGAGAATGTTTGGGTTACAGTGAGATTTTGCTTACGGAAAATACCCATTTGTGCACACAGATGATTACCATGCTTTTTGAAAAAGGAGAAATCGAAATTTTAATCGGAACAAAATCACTGTTGGGAGAAGGCTGGGACTCTCCCTGTATCAATGCTTTGATTATGGCAAGCTCTGTGGGTTCTTATGTGTTGGGTAATCAGATGCGGGGAAGGGCTATCCGTGCAAGTAAGGATAATCCTGACAAAACCAGTAATATTTGGCATTTGGTCTGTATGACAGATACGAAGGAGTCCTGCGAAGTGACAGAAGATTTCCGTACACTGCAAAGAAGGATGATGGGATTTTTAGGAGTGAGTTATGACGGAACGGTGATTGAAAACGGTATGGAGCGTTTAAATACCATTACTCCTCCTTATACTTACCGACATCTTATGGAAATCAATGAAGACATGAAGCTGCGGGCGTGTATGCGGGAAGAATTAAAAGCCCAGTGGCAGCAGGCAGTTCATATTCAGGGAAATATGGAAGCCGTAGAAACCTGTAAAATGAAGAAAAAGCTTTTAAATCCCAGCGCTTCTTTTTTCAATGCTTTGGGTATGATTGCGTTAAGTGTTGCAATTCGAATGAGTCAGGGCATGATACGGGGCGCTTTTCGCAGAAGCTATGGGCAGCAGGGCATTACAGATTTTATTTTTACCGTGGCAGCAGCCGGAATTTTTCTCTGGGGCGTGTGGCGGCTTGTGCATTTTTCCGGTCCTTTAAAGCGTTTGCGAGAAATGGCAGAGGGAATGAAAGCGGCTCTTGCAGAGTCTCAAAATATTACGTCTTCCTGTAAAGTCAGTGTGTATGGAGAAAACGGTGTGGATTATCAGGTGTTTTTAAAGGGCGGAACAACAAGAGAGAAAGAGCTGTTTGCTCAGTGTATGGAAGAATTTTTGGCAGCAGTGGATAATCAGCGTTACCTTTTGTATGCGCCGCAGGCATTGGGAGCTATGACGAAATATTATTGTGTGCCCTCTGTTTTTTCTAAGACAAAGCAGGAGGCTCTCTTCTTTCAGAAGGTTATGTCTTCTCATTTAGGCAAATATCATCTGGTATATACCAGAACACCGGAGGGAAGAGCTGTGTTGCTAAAAGGAAGAGCAGAAGCCTTTGGCAGTCGAAATGAGCGGATTTTAAAGAGAAAAAAGGAAATAAAAGGAGCTTTGGAGTAGTTCATCTTTCGTTGACAAGTTTTTTCTCTTCCAGTACAATATAAACTGGTGTGAATTTTACTTTCACCAGTTTATAGAGTGGAGATTATAAGATGAACAACACATTAGAAATAAAGATACAGGATTTAAAAAACTTAAACAAAGAGGAATATCTGCTGGTAGATATTCGGGAAGAAGCAGCCTTTGCCCACGGTTTTATTCCCAATGCAGTGAATATTCCTCTGTCAAGGCTTCGGGAGAAGCCGGAGCTTCTGCCAAACGACAAAAAGATAATTTTATACTGCGCCAAAGGAATTTTAAGCTATGAGGCAGCAGAGGAATTGGAAGAAAAAGGGTATGATGTCGCACATCTTGCAGGTGGATATGGGGCATGGCTTTTAGACAGCTTTTCCACAGAGGAGCGATATCCGGAAATTGAAAAAAGCATTAGAAAGAAATTTCATAAAACGATTTTCAGCCGTTTTACAAAAGCCATTAATGAATATGAGCTTGTAAAAGAGGGAGATAAGATTGCCGTGTGCATTTCCGGCGGAAAAGACTCTATGCTTATGGCAAAGCTGTTTCAGGAGCTGCAAAAGCACCGAAAAGTAAATTTTGATGTGATTTTTCTGGTAATGGATCCGGGATATAACGAAACCAACCGAAAAGTAATTGAAGAAAATGCGCGGCTTTTAAATATTCCCATTACAATTTTTGAGACAAACATTTTTGAAACGGTGTATGAGATTGAGAAATCCCCCTGCTATCTGTGTGCTCGTATGCGCAGAGGTTATCTGTACAGTAAAGCAAAAGAGCTGGGCTGTAATAAAATTGCTCTGGGACACCACTATGACGATGTGATTGAAACCATTCTCATGGGAATGCTTTACGGAGCACAAATCCAGACCATGATGCCAAAGCTTCACAGCACAAATTTTGAGGGCATGGAGCTTATTCGCCCTATGTATTTAATCCGTGAAGATGATATTAAGCATTGGCGAGACTACAACGATTTACACTTTATTCAATGTGCCTGCCGTTTTACAGATACCTGTACCACTTGCAGAGAAGACGGAAGCACAGGCTCAAAGCGTATGGAAATCAAAGGACTAATTAAAGAGCTAAAGGAAATCAATCCTTTTATCGAAGGAAATATTTTTAAAAGTGTAGAAAATGTAAATTTAAGCACTGTGATTGCATATAAGGAAAATGGGGTAAAACATCATTTTCTGGAAAATTATGACACCGCAGAAAGGACCGAAGAAAATGGATAAGAAACAGTTGCAGACACTGCTGGAACAGGTAGCCAACGGAGGCGTGAAACCGGAGGAAGCATTGCTTCAGATTAAAACAGAGCCGTATAAAGATATGGGATTTGCAAAGCTGGATACGCACAGGGGTATTCGTCAGGGAATGGCAGAGGTGATTTACGGCGCAGGGAAGACAAAAGAACAGATTTTAAAAATTGCACAGGCAATGCTCACAGAACAAGAAAAAACAGTGCTGATTACCAGAATGAGTCAGGAAGCAGCTGATTATGTGAAGCAGTATTTAGATTTAAAATATGACGAGATGTCACGTACCGGAAGAATTGGAAAAATTCCAACGCCGGACGGAGCAGGGAAAATCGTCATTGCCACAGGGGGAACCAGCGATATGCCTGTGGCTGAGGAGGCTGCGCTTACCGCAGAAATATACGGAAATGAGGTAATACGCCTCTATGATGTGGGAGTAGCGGGCATGCACCGTCTGATGGACCATGTAGAGGAAATCATGAGCGCAAGAGTGATTGTAGCCATTGCCGGTATGGAGGGAGCGCTGGCAAGCGTTATCGGAGGCATGGCAGACTGTCCGGTAATCGCAGTGCCTACCAGTGTGGGATACGGAGCGAATTTCGGCGGTTTATCAGCGCTGCTGTCCATGCTGAACTCCTGTGCCAGCGGCATCAGCGTGGTAAATATTGACAATGGTTTTGGCGCAGGATATTTAGCCAGTATGATTAACCATTTGGACAGCAAGAAAAACTAAGGAGAAAGAACATGACAAAGCAGGAAAAAGCGTTAGAAGTCATTGAACGTTTGCGAAAGGAATATCCGGATGCCGGCTGCACACTGGATTATGACGATGCGTGGAAATTGCTGGTCAGTGTGCGTTTGGCTGCACAGTGTACCGATGCCAGAGTAAATGTAGTTGTTGAGGATTTATATGCAAAATATCCCGATGTGAATGCTCTGGCAGAAGCGCCCGTAGAAGAAGTAGAGAAAATTGTACGTCCCTGTGGTTTGGGAAAAAGTAAAGCAAGAGATATTTGTGCCTGTATGAAGATTTTAAAAGAGGAATATCAAGGGAAAGTACCGGATGATTTTCAGGCTCTTTTAAAGCTTCCGGGAGTGGGAAGAAAGAGCGCAAACCTGATTATGGGGGATGTGTTCGGAAAACCCGCCATTGTAACCGATACGCATTGTATTCGCCTTGTAAACCGTATCGGATTGGTAGAAAATATCAAAGAGCCGAAAAAGGTAGAAATGGAATTATGGAAAATCATTCCTCCCGAAGAAGGAAGCGATTTCTGCCACCGCCTTGTATACCATGGCCGGGAAATATGCACTGCCAGAACAACACCTCATTGTGAGAGCTGCTGTCTGGCAGATATCTGTGAGAAAAACGGAATTTAAAGAATTTCGTCAAGCTGTTCTTCTGTCAATTCGATATGGTAAAAGAGCTGATAAAATTCAGTTACTTCTTTTCGTATGTCTTCGGTATAGACTTCCGGATAGACAATGCTTCCAAGCCACGGAATACCGATAAAACGATTAACAGAAGGAGGATTGTTGATATAGCTGTATGGAATATCGGGAATTTGATAAACCTGATTATTCTTTACAGCTTCTAAATCCTGCCATGCAGGGTCCTTTAAAAGCTTTTCATAAAGTTCTTTTGTGTCTGCCAAAACAATGTCAGGGTTCCAAAGGAAAATCTGCTCTAAGGAAACTTCACTTCCGCCGCCCGTAGAGGCTGCGTCAACTCTTGCAGCATTCACAGCGCCGATTTGTTCCACAATATCTCCGTGAATAGAGCCGGAAGCATTGGTATTTAAGCCTTCATTTCCGGAAGCCAGATAAATGGCTTTTTTTTCATCCTCCGGTATGGAGGCTGCCTTTTTGGAGGTATCTTCTAAAAGTTCCTTGCAATATTCTGCAAGCTCTTCACATTCTTTTGTATTGCCCAGTAATTCGCCCAGCTTTGTATAAGCGCTTTCCATGGTAGGCAGAGTGGCTTCAATAAAGACAACAGGAATACCAAGCTGTTCACTTAAAGAGTCTAGCTCTTCTCCTATATTTTCCTTTGGTTCTCCGATATCAATGACAAGCTCAGGAGAAGCTGCCAAAAGAGCTTCCATATTCAGATTGGCATTTTTCCCGTAAAACTGACCGAAAACAGGGAGGAAATAAT
The DNA window shown above is from Blautia hansenii DSM 20583 and carries:
- the vanR gene encoding VanR-ABDEGLN family response regulator transcription factor, which produces MKEKILIVDDETEIADLVELYLQNEDFLVYKFYDAEEAWNFMEKEELDLALLDIMMPKISGLELCKKIRERYNYPIIMLTAKGAEIDKIQGLTLGADDYITKPFQPLEVVARVKAQLRRYKRYNMGTVKAEEILEHKGLILNKKTHECFLNERLLSLTPTEFSILAILCEQKGNVVSAEELFHQIWKDEYYSKSNNTITVHIRHLREKMEDSFENPKYIKTVWGCGYKIEK
- a CDS encoding DEAD/DEAH box helicase family protein codes for the protein MNLYDNILSFKGTWRRYQERVLNFSDAYLSDKKIHIVAAPGAGKTTLGIELIRRTQKPCLILSPRIVIREQWLERIKDGFLNERLSPEDILSNDMKNPKLITSITYQTLFCGMTRYAGMTEEEETENQEAMDFSHFELLRTVKEAGIKVICLDECHHLKNEWWKALEDFMKEMGEVTVISLTATPPYDATPVQWERYCNMCGPVDEEITVPELVKENSLCPHQDFVYFNYPTGEEQEKVDFFRQKAAQMMQKLMGDARLKEAVASHKGLEDVQGYLEKLLENPAYLSSLLIYCQEQNIPYARRWLKILNVKELPPMSEKWMEILLQGFLYDDVSEFVCQEEYREELIRQLKAHGLIERKKVAFFVNQKLEKTLMNSAGKLKSISEICKLEYSSVGNQLRLLILTDYIKKEYARKLGKPNFLPDSLGVLPIFEMLRRENPDWKLGVLCGSLIYIPDTALAALKRISCSFGIEKLPSKALLNENGECLGYSEILLTENTHLCTQMITMLFEKGEIEILIGTKSLLGEGWDSPCINALIMASSVGSYVLGNQMRGRAIRASKDNPDKTSNIWHLVCMTDTKESCEVTEDFRTLQRRMMGFLGVSYDGTVIENGMERLNTITPPYTYRHLMEINEDMKLRACMREELKAQWQQAVHIQGNMEAVETCKMKKKLLNPSASFFNALGMIALSVAIRMSQGMIRGAFRRSYGQQGITDFIFTVAAAGIFLWGVWRLVHFSGPLKRLREMAEGMKAALAESQNITSSCKVSVYGENGVDYQVFLKGGTTREKELFAQCMEEFLAAVDNQRYLLYAPQALGAMTKYYCVPSVFSKTKQEALFFQKVMSSHLGKYHLVYTRTPEGRAVLLKGRAEAFGSRNERILKRKKEIKGALE
- a CDS encoding rhodanese-like domain-containing protein, which codes for MNNTLEIKIQDLKNLNKEEYLLVDIREEAAFAHGFIPNAVNIPLSRLREKPELLPNDKKIILYCAKGILSYEAAEELEEKGYDVAHLAGGYGAWLLDSFSTEERYPEIEKSIRKKFHKTIFSRFTKAINEYELVKEGDKIAVCISGGKDSMLMAKLFQELQKHRKVNFDVIFLVMDPGYNETNRKVIEENARLLNIPITIFETNIFETVYEIEKSPCYLCARMRRGYLYSKAKELGCNKIALGHHYDDVIETILMGMLYGAQIQTMMPKLHSTNFEGMELIRPMYLIREDDIKHWRDYNDLHFIQCACRFTDTCTTCREDGSTGSKRMEIKGLIKELKEINPFIEGNIFKSVENVNLSTVIAYKENGVKHHFLENYDTAERTEENG
- a CDS encoding D-alanyl-D-alanine carboxypeptidase family protein, whose protein sequence is MSKRKQRRKRRRKIGLIFLAAVLVFLLLPNKKSEVFSKGKEEISLGELYSEAAILLDEEGQILGRKNSEKKIYPASLTKIMTVLLSIEKLDNIREITVLREEIFPELYAQDASMAGFLPGEKVTYRDLLYGAMLPSGAECCVALAEGSCGSEKEFVSEMNKKAKKLGMKNTHFTNTTGLHDDNHYTTVEDLSRLLCYAMKNQDFSKIFTAFSYSVPATNKHPEGFTFFSTLSQELQKAGVKDSCILGGKTGYTSNAGLCLATAAEINGKKYFFITAHAQGSHNTEPYHVLDALSVYGKLEK
- the larB gene encoding nickel pincer cofactor biosynthesis protein LarB, which produces MTPQKGPKKMDKKQLQTLLEQVANGGVKPEEALLQIKTEPYKDMGFAKLDTHRGIRQGMAEVIYGAGKTKEQILKIAQAMLTEQEKTVLITRMSQEAADYVKQYLDLKYDEMSRTGRIGKIPTPDGAGKIVIATGGTSDMPVAEEAALTAEIYGNEVIRLYDVGVAGMHRLMDHVEEIMSARVIVAIAGMEGALASVIGGMADCPVIAVPTSVGYGANFGGLSALLSMLNSCASGISVVNIDNGFGAGYLASMINHLDSKKN
- a CDS encoding sensor histidine kinase, which codes for MKIQSILKQCGGAAIKLKNEKKNICKIVKIILLILLFLLGIYGVYYLFDTVFNGMILDWISNHFVHEERTGWYDGEQKVQYIYERVDWQAFKYIAVVSFVFLAGIIGSSVYIILHFSLKKQQKKLISRTAEMIHDYMKKECDVSEIFPQEFSEISTQLVQIKADMERKEQYLKMETQKKNDLITYLAHDLKTPLTSVMGYLNLLEDAPDMPLAQREKYTHIARKKAERLDSLIQEFFEITRYNLQNITLEKENIDLYYMLIQMKEEFYPVLAQKGNTIELKVPEDLQVYGDADKLARVFNNIIRNAVSYSYPSSVITIEGEKNSDGVCLFFRNKGKTIPKEKLSRVFQKFFRIDEARSSDSAGSGLGLAIAKEIVELHGGSISAISEQEETVFQIVLPEK
- a CDS encoding endonuclease III domain-containing protein, coding for MTKQEKALEVIERLRKEYPDAGCTLDYDDAWKLLVSVRLAAQCTDARVNVVVEDLYAKYPDVNALAEAPVEEVEKIVRPCGLGKSKARDICACMKILKEEYQGKVPDDFQALLKLPGVGRKSANLIMGDVFGKPAIVTDTHCIRLVNRIGLVENIKEPKKVEMELWKIIPPEEGSDFCHRLVYHGREICTARTTPHCESCCLADICEKNGI
- a CDS encoding ABC transporter substrate-binding protein, whose translation is MKKKLFTILLSVSLLFSLTGCAKEEPAKEPVKEVQTQENTETEETRTFTDSVGRTVTIPKELKKIAPSGPVAQLVLYTAAPDLLCGLAREFPETAKGYIDDSYYFLPVFGQFYGKNANLNMEALLAASPELVIDIGEPKENIGEELDSLSEQLGIPVVFIEATLPTMESAYTKLGELLGNTKECEELAEYCKELLEDTSKKAASIPEDEKKAIYLASGNEGLNTNASGSIHGDIVEQIGAVNAARVDAASTGGGSEVSLEQIFLWNPDIVLADTKELYEKLLKDPAWQDLEAVKNNQVYQIPDIPYSYINNPPSVNRFIGIPWLGSIVYPEVYTEDIRKEVTEFYQLFYHIELTEEQLDEIL